A single genomic interval of Helianthus annuus cultivar XRQ/B chromosome 6, HanXRQr2.0-SUNRISE, whole genome shotgun sequence harbors:
- the LOC110944822 gene encoding uncharacterized protein LOC110944822 — MTDRDNDGAVPRVTEQMREVIAEEVGKAIENSLSGFIDKIQNMVLSVVDERIKKLEDITDLAKEKSGGRKPCSYKEFMACKLPIYNGEVDPIVCQRWLSDIEGVFERTHCDTDDYVAYSTGQLRGQAKDWWDNKKKEIGSEAAKAMTWDEFKTQFLKHHSPKAVINKIKEEFIQLRHKGESIDKITGTEFMTPSKYETLTEIINVAWEREIELKMQIERGERRAQVVNPSPMKKARTTESSKKQEGKSGLLSCKVYGKGRKGECRFKDKPCPICGKTGHTAALCPGNVSMCYKCYQPGHKKSEFPELVGKKDGKGSHTETPKAKAKAKARSFQLTAAEARVEPDVVSEVEIGDNKSFIVCDVCQNCKMSIDGEEYSIDLIPMSMGEFQVVVGMDWLFRHHAKVVCFRKEIKLTSPSGKHVTIYGEKRGNPVMCLMLKAHKLMRRGCKAFMIYANEPDKGSPKIEDVSVVREYTDVFPEDLPGIPPEREVEFRIELIPDA; from the exons ATGACGGATAGAGATAACGATGGTGCGGTGCCGAGAGTCACCGAgcaaatgagagaagtgattgctgAGGAGGTCGGAAAGGCAATCGAAAATAGTTTGTCGGGTTTCATCGATAAAATCCAAAACATGGTACTATCAGTGGTGGATgagagaatcaagaaattggaggatattacCGATTTAGCAAAGGAAAAGTCgggaggacgaaagccttgttcatacaaagAGTTCATGGCGTGCAAACTGCCAAtttataatggggaggttgacccgataGTATGCCAACGATGGCTAAGCGATATCGAGGGAGTGTTCGAAAGGACCCATTGTGATACAGATGACTACGTAGCCTATAGCACGGGTCAGTTAAGGggtcaagcgaaagactggtgggataacaagaagaaAGAAATTGGAAGTGAAGCGGCTAAGGCTATGACATGGGATGAGTTTAAGACGCAGTTTCTTAAACATCATAGCCCCAAGGCAGTCATTAACAAGATCAAAGAAGAATTTATACAGCTTAGACACAAGGGTGAGTCCATCGACAAAATCACGGGAAC ggagtttatgactccttcaaaGTATGAGACCCTCACCGAGATCATAAATGTTGCATGGGAACGAGAGATAGAATTGAAGATGCAGATTGAAAGGGGTGAAAGAAGGGCGCAGGTGGTTAATCCAAGCCCTATGAAAAAGGCACGCACGACTGAGTCGTCGAAGAAACAAGAGGGAAAAAGCGGGTTGCTAAGCTGCAAGGTATACGGGAAAGGGCGCAAGGGTGAATGCCGCTTCAAAGATAAACCATGTCCCATATGTGGGAAGACGGGGCACACGGCTGCATTATGCCCCGGGAATGTATCGATGTGTTACAAATGCTATCAACCGGGTCATAAGAAATCTGAATTCCCAGAGCTAGTTGGGAAGAAAGATGGCAAGGGTTCACATACAGAGACTCCAAAAGCAAAAGCAAAAGCAAAAGCCAGATCCTTCCAGTTAACCGCAGCCGAGGCGAGAGTggaacccgatgtggtctcag aagtagaaaTAGGTGATAATAAAAGTTTCATTGTATGCGACGTATGCCAAAATTGTAAGATGAGTATTGACGGTGAAGAATACTCAATAGATTTGATTCcaatgtcgatgggagaattccaagtagtggttgggatggattggctattcCGACATCACGCGAAGGTCGTGTGCTTCCGCAAGGAGATTAAATTAACATCTCCAAGTGGAAAACATGTTACCATCTATGGAGAAAAAAGGGGTAATCCCGTTATGTGCTTGATGCTAAAGGCTCACAAGCTCATGAGGCGTGGATGTAAAGCGTTCATGATATATGCGAACGAACCAGACAAAGGATCGCCAAAGATTGAAGACGTATCAGTAGTACGTGAATACACCGATGTATTTCCGGAGGATCTACCGGGaataccgccagaacgggaggtagagttcagaatcgaattgattccggacGCGTAA